The Stieleria maiorica genome includes the window TCCGCCGCCGGAGGGCATCGGGGATCCACCGGGGCCGCCGCCTGAAACCGCAGCGCCGACGACGCGGTAGGACGTCTTGGCAATCGGCTGACCACGTTTATCGTAGCGATCGGCGATCCGCCAAAACGCGTCTTCCACCTGCTTGGTTGCCGCGACCGTCACGCTTTCCGGCGTCCCGTCGGGAAACACCACGGTCGCGCTCAGCGTATTGCCATCGACCCGAGGAAAGAAATTGAACTGAATGATTCCGCTGCGGTACAGACCGCCGGTCAAGATCAACGCGGCGAAACAGAGGGCGACGGCGATCGAACGGTTGCCGAGCGACCAGCGCAGCGTCGGACCATAGACACGATCGATGTAACGATCCAACAGCCACGTCGCGCCCCGATTCAACTTTTGGGCGACCAGCAGCAATGGCCGAAACACGTACAGCACGACGTTAAAAAATCGAAACACGATGCTGTCTTCGTGTGCCAAGTGACAGGGCAAGATCGTGATGCACTCGAACAGCGAGACCATCAGGATGGCGATGATCGCGGCCGGCATCACCGCAGTGAACTTGCCCATGGTTCCACTGACAAACAACAGCGGCGCGAACGCGACCACGGTCGTCAAAACAGCCGTCGTCACCGACGGAATCACCTCCACCGTCCCGTCGATCGCAGCTCGCAAATGGGGCTTTCCCATCTGCCGATGCGCGAACACGTTCTCTCCGACGACGATCGCGTCGTCGACCACGATGCCCAGCGCCATGACAAACGCAAACATCGAAATCAGGTTCAACGTCTGGCCGGTCAAATACAAAAAGATGCCCGCGGCGAGGATGGAGAACGGGATTCCCAACGCGACCCAAAACGCCAATTTCGGATCCAGGAACAACAGCAACAGTGTGAACACGATCACCAGCCCCTGAGCGCCATTGTTGAGCAACAGGTCCAAGCGCCCCCGGACCTCGACCGATTCGTCGCTCCAGGTCATCAGCTGGTAACCCGGCGGCAATTCGGCATTCGCGACGTAGTCTTTGACCGCGTCGATCATCACGAACAAGTCTTCCGACGTGCTGCGCTCGACCGAAAGTGCCAGCGCGGGTTTACCGTTGATCACATTGATCGCCGTGGCGTCGGTGAACTCATCGCGGACCGTGCCGAGGTCGGCGACCGTCAGAACCGCGCCGCTGGGCTCGGTGACCAAAGGCAATTCGGCCAACTCGTCGCCGTTGGTCCGTCGATTATTTCCCCGCAACAACACCTCTTGGGATTGGCTGCGGATCGATCCGGCAGGCAATTCGCGGTTTTCTCGGCGAATGATCTCGGCGGCCTGCCGTAGCGTCAGCCCGTGGGCCCGCAGCGTTTCCTCGGGAATCTCGATGTCGATCTGGTAATCACGCGCGGCCAGAAAGTCGACTTGCGACACCGAATCGATCGCCAGCAAGTCGTCGCGGATGCGTTCGGCGACCTCGCGCAGGTCCAATTGTGCTTGCGAGGACAGTGTGTCGTCGGCGTTCCGCGGGGCCGTTTCGGGGGCCAGCACGCCGACACGGATCGAAGGGCGTCGGTTGGTGACCAACGTGACCACGGGGTCTTCGGCTTCGAGCGGAAAGCTGGGGATTCGATCTACGCCCGAACGAACTTCGTCCAAGACGCGATCGGGCGAACGAGCCCCGGGGATCAATTCCATCAAAACGGTGCAAGAACCCTCCATCGCCACCGTCGTGACCTTCTTGATACCTTCGATCGAGCGGACCGCTTCCTCGACCTTCTGACCGATCCCCTGTTCAGCCTCCTGAGGGGCCGCACCGGGATAGGGCACGGTGACCGTGATCCGGTCGAGATCGAATTCGGGGAATGATTCCCGGTGCATCGCCCTCAGACAGAACCAACCGACGATC containing:
- a CDS encoding efflux RND transporter permease subunit, with the translated sequence MMKAIVNTSIHNRAALNLCMVAIMIVGWFCLRAMHRESFPEFDLDRITVTVPYPGAAPQEAEQGIGQKVEEAVRSIEGIKKVTTVAMEGSCTVLMELIPGARSPDRVLDEVRSGVDRIPSFPLEAEDPVVTLVTNRRPSIRVGVLAPETAPRNADDTLSSQAQLDLREVAERIRDDLLAIDSVSQVDFLAARDYQIDIEIPEETLRAHGLTLRQAAEIIRRENRELPAGSIRSQSQEVLLRGNNRRTNGDELAELPLVTEPSGAVLTVADLGTVRDEFTDATAINVINGKPALALSVERSTSEDLFVMIDAVKDYVANAELPPGYQLMTWSDESVEVRGRLDLLLNNGAQGLVIVFTLLLLFLDPKLAFWVALGIPFSILAAGIFLYLTGQTLNLISMFAFVMALGIVVDDAIVVGENVFAHRQMGKPHLRAAIDGTVEVIPSVTTAVLTTVVAFAPLLFVSGTMGKFTAVMPAAIIAILMVSLFECITILPCHLAHEDSIVFRFFNVVLYVFRPLLLVAQKLNRGATWLLDRYIDRVYGPTLRWSLGNRSIAVALCFAALILTGGLYRSGIIQFNFFPRVDGNTLSATVVFPDGTPESVTVAATKQVEDAFWRIADRYDKRGQPIAKTSYRVVGAAVSGGGPGGSPMPSGGGGHKGSVEVELVNAESRGVHSRAIVAQWREEVGTIVGTEELTLGTRSFGPGGTPIEFKLLGPARSVDKLETAVEECKERLAKYPGVYDIKDDSVPGKWEYRFRIKPEAFAMGVRTADLAETVRAAYYGEEVMRVQRGRHEVKIMVTYPRDDRRLLANFDEVRVRLSDGIERPITELAEIDVVRAYSEINRIDQARSITVSSNLDEETGNAEEIVADLQAEFLPGLLAKYPELRVRWEGQQERRAESMGSLFSGFGVALFAMYILLAIEFKSSVQPLLVMLIIPFGALGAVVGHLMMGLPLTLFSFYGIIALTGIVVNDSIVLIDFINSRVRGGMPIGQALTESGARRFRPVLLTTITTIGGLVPILLESSIQAQILIPMATSIAFGELFATVVVLYLVPVTYSLYWSAGGRLVAESEDEIGEYQSDEPAVPVPA